The nucleotide window GCCGGAATTGGCGCCGGTGAACGCGAACAGCCTGTTCGCTCCTTCTGCGGCCTCCACCTCGACCGGGAAAATTATTTCTTCACAATCATTGTGGAATGCCGAAAGCTGCGGCCGGGCAGGATGCCATCCGGATGTTTACCAGCAATGGCAAAGTTCGGCGCATCATTATTCCTCGTTGAATAATCCGTGGTATCGTAAATCCATCGAGGATTTTCTGGAAAGTTCAAATGCGGCGCAGGCTGATACCACCGCGGCAGCGGCCAAAAACAATCCGGCAAAATGGTGCGCCGGTTGCCACGATCCGGCGCTGTTGCTGAGCGGCAAATTCGAGCTGCCGCTGCAAGAAGCGGCCAAAACTCCCGAAGCGCATGCCGGTGTTTCCTGCACCGTCTGTCATTCGATCACGCGCGTTGGCAGCACGATGGGACAAGCGGATTATGTGATCGAAGAAATGCCGTTGAATGACTGGGCGACGAGCGACAACAGAATGCTGCGCGGATTATATGATTATCTCTTGCGCCTCGACCCGCAGCCGCATCGCCAGAGCATGATGAAGCCGTTTCATCGCGAGGGCGGCGCGGCGTTTTGCTCGACCTGTCACAAAGCGCATCTCGACAAACCGGTAAATCACTTCCGCTGGATTCGCAGCTTTAATGATTATGACGCCTGGCAAGCCGGGCCATTTTCCGGCCACAGCAGCCGCGGATTTTATGCAACACCGGAAGGCAAGGGTTGCGTTGATTGTCACATGCCACTCGTCAAATCGAAAGACGCCGGCCATGCCCACGGCAAAATCCGCAGCCATCGTTTTCCCGGCGCCAACACGGCTTTGCCGCTCGCCAATAACGACGAAACGCAACTGCGAGTGACAAGCGAATTTTTGCGCGGCCAGCAGGTCTCCGTCGATATTTTCGCGCTCGGTAAGCCATACGATGATTCGACTTTGTACGCACGTTCTGCGCCAGAGATGATTGCAAAAAATGATTTGCTTGCAGCGAAGTCGCAATATCATTTTTCCTCTTTGGCAAGCGAGTTTTTTCCCGCCACACTGTTTGCGATCGGCGATGAACAACTTTTTTCTTTGGGGTCGGGCAGTCTGACCCGGCATCCCTCGAAGGTCATCGCGCCGATCAATCGCAGCAACGCGACGGTTGCTCGCGGCGAAGAAGTGAGAGTCGACATCGTCGTGCGGTCGCAACAAGTTGGGCATTTTTTCCCTTCCGGCAAGGTTGATGCGCACGACGTCTGGCTGGAATTGAAAGCCGTTGATGATCGCGGTCGCATTATTTTTTGGAGCGGCGCGGTGGCTGATAACGGCAAAGGCCCGGTGGACTCCAGCGCGCATTTTTATCGATCTTATCTCGTCGATCACGCCGGCCGGCACGTTGACAAAAACAACACATGGGTTGCCCGGCAGGCGATTTACGTCAATCTTATTCCGCCCGGCGGCGCCGACGTCGCGCATTATCGAATGAAAATTCCGGCGGACTGTGGCGATAAAATTCATCTCATCACCAAATTGAATTACCGCAACTTCAGTTGGGCGTTCAATCAATGGGTTTTCTCCAATCTTTCCCATTCATCTGCGAGCGATTCCGGCCGTGCGGCCGCGTTGGTTGACCAATCGCTCAATGGTTATCTATCGGCGGCACCGGAAATTCCGATCATCGAAATGGCGCGTGATTCGGTAACGCTTGCGGTTGTTTCGCCGGAAAAGGCAAAACCGGCTCTCGCCATCAGACCCCAGCCTCACGATTGGAAACGATGGAATGATTACGGCATTGGCTTGCTCGCACAAGGCGATTTAAAAAACGCGGAAGTGGCTTTTTTTCAAGCGACCCAAAACGCGGAAGACCGCGCCGAGCCGTGGATCAATGTCGGCGTCGTCCGCTTGCGCGAGGGAAACTTTGCGGGCGCTCAACATGCGTTCGCCGTGGCGCTGCAAACGAGCCCGGTTCCTTTTAAGATAAATTTTTATTACGGCTTGACTCTGAAGGCGTTAGGCCGATACGATGAAGCGCTCAAGTATCTCAAAAAAGCCGCGATAAAATTTCCGCGCGACCGCGTCGCAAAAATTCAGCGCGGCCATCTTTATTTATTGATGAAAGATTACCATCGCGCCATCGCGGATTTTGAAAAAGTTTTGAGCATCGATCCGGAAAACGTCGAAGCTTACTATTATTTGCAACAAGCCTACCGCGCAGCCGGCGAGGAAAAGAAAGCTGAGAAAGCCGGCAGGCTTTACGAACGCTTCAA belongs to candidate division KSB1 bacterium and includes:
- a CDS encoding tetratricopeptide repeat protein, which produces MRGQQRQTRKWLFIAFVVLVLNSGYLAAFAEPTVFYMLNVLLHVVLGVALIIPFFILVRRYLELDAPKGKELAIYMGRLGYWCLAPCLLTGLYLTVVNATHSHRWVLYFHIASGFLGVAFFQKSIRSVAHKVSTKNPYDVAGRLAWITVIIAVFVPLVVWLYNLVSPRDGESVTNPMLLSASRPELAPVNANSLFAPSAASTSTGKIISSQSLWNAESCGRAGCHPDVYQQWQSSAHHYSSLNNPWYRKSIEDFLESSNAAQADTTAAAAKNNPAKWCAGCHDPALLLSGKFELPLQEAAKTPEAHAGVSCTVCHSITRVGSTMGQADYVIEEMPLNDWATSDNRMLRGLYDYLLRLDPQPHRQSMMKPFHREGGAAFCSTCHKAHLDKPVNHFRWIRSFNDYDAWQAGPFSGHSSRGFYATPEGKGCVDCHMPLVKSKDAGHAHGKIRSHRFPGANTALPLANNDETQLRVTSEFLRGQQVSVDIFALGKPYDDSTLYARSAPEMIAKNDLLAAKSQYHFSSLASEFFPATLFAIGDEQLFSLGSGSLTRHPSKVIAPINRSNATVARGEEVRVDIVVRSQQVGHFFPSGKVDAHDVWLELKAVDDRGRIIFWSGAVADNGKGPVDSSAHFYRSYLVDHAGRHVDKNNTWVARQAIYVNLIPPGGADVAHYRMKIPADCGDKIHLITKLNYRNFSWAFNQWVFSNLSHSSASDSGRAAALVDQSLNGYLSAAPEIPIIEMARDSVTLAVVSPEKAKPALAIRPQPHDWKRWNDYGIGLLAQGDLKNAEVAFFQATQNAEDRAEPWINVGVVRLREGNFAGAQHAFAVALQTSPVPFKINFYYGLTLKALGRYDEALKYLKKAAIKFPRDRVAKIQRGHLYLLMKDYHRAIADFEKVLSIDPENVEAYYYLQQAYRAAGEEKKAEKAGRLYERFKANPPSFAPDHEANQASAVWRESRPLHEHLSAPLPSAAMEIPPAPGNKTPSTKQ